Proteins found in one Miscanthus floridulus cultivar M001 chromosome 4, ASM1932011v1, whole genome shotgun sequence genomic segment:
- the LOC136552585 gene encoding uncharacterized protein: MVFSASFVAAAARVPAELFQQPRRPGRRRVSADDVLRALFLPPARELVRLGDFLFAFFCLPLPEYYLSGSGRGGGWVARVPDAVLYTYRRSLSVSSSSSSFSSSMSSSSED, encoded by the coding sequence ATGGTGTTCAGCGCCTCgttcgtggcggcggcggcacgcgtGCCGGCGGAGCTGTTCCAGCAGCCGCGGCGCCCGGGGCGGCGGCGGGTGAGCGCGGACGACGTCCTGCGCGCGCTGTTCCTGCCGCCGGCGCGGGAGCTCGTGCGCCTGGGGGACTTCCTCTTCGCCTTCTTCTGCCTGCCGCTGCCGGAGTACTACCTGTCAGGGTCCGGCCGCGGCGGCGGGTGGGTGGCGCGGGTGCCCGACGCGGTGCTGTACACCTACCGGAGGTCTCTCTCGGTcagctcgtcgtcgtcctccttctCGTCGTCGATGTCCTCGTCGTCGGAGGACTGA
- the LOC136550312 gene encoding protein FREE1-like isoform X1 codes for MQHGSGDYASSAPYYQHQYAPLGSNPYPAATDALAPGAAAGRYASAPPYSLGGGYPDQPPSAPAYSQPPSAPAYAQPPPQSQHGTGYPPYNTNPTTYPPEAYYTYTPPPTQTTAPPPPEPNPVPLPYDAPYYGGGYQPPAAGYDNEDYLNEGAYAYSGGGGSEPYGARGTAPARSGSALFDDYGRSISAPSDDYGRSISAPSDDYGRSISASSGWEEQSWGSGGSGGGGGSYGVIAKALPKAETREDASGGAQKFRVKLLPEGAGNPTDVLCQIGLDGIRMLDPSTSRTLRIYPLDSLTSWEVLDATIFAFWAKTSVDVEPKRIRLKSSSYTSNTMLDTVTAATVQFKEIGGDARSKGAVETGKPSVQSNEKKKGFDWMFTKPVDEVKDHWVPDEVAKKCHSCAVDFSPFNRRHHCRNCGEIFCDKCSQGRIALTAEDNAPLVRVCDRCMAEVTQRLSIAKEGANRSATVQSHEDLARKLKEEMEKKFKSSGPASGGGASGTRMREVACPTCTVHLQVQVPTSGSETVECGVCQHAFLVSAN; via the exons ATGCAGCACGGGAGCGGAGACTACGCGTCCTCCGCCCCCTACTACCAGCACCAGTACGCGCCCCTCGGCTCGAACCCCTATCCAGCCGCCACCGACGCCCTGGCGCCGGGGGCAGCGGCGGGGCGCTACGCCTCCGCGCCGCCCTACTCCCTCGGCGGCGGCTACCCCGACCAGCCGCCCTCTGCCCCGGCCTACTCGCAACCACCCTCCGCCCCGGCCTACGCGCAGCCGCCGCCCCAGTCTCAGCACGGAACCGGGTACCCGCCTTACAACACTAACCCCACGACCTACCCGCCGGAGGCATACTACACCTACACGCCGCCGCCCACCCAGACCACGGCCCCGCCGCCTCCGGAGCCCAACCCCGTGCCGCTGCCCTACGACGCCCCGTACTACGGGGGCGGGTACCAACCGCCGGCCGCGGGGTACGACAACGAGGATTACCTGAACGAGGGCGCCTACGCgtacagcggcggcggtggctcggaGCCGTACGGGGCGCGCGGCACGGCCCCTGCGCGGTCGGGATCCGCGCTGTTTGATGACTATGGGCGGTCGATCAGTGCCCCATCTGATGACTATGGGCGGTCGATCAGTGCTCCATCTGATGACTATGGGCGGTCGATCAGTGCCTCATCTGGATGGGAGGAGCAATCGTGGGGCAGTGGTGGCAGTGGCGGAGGGGGTGGGAGTTATGGGGTGATCGCAAAGGCCCTTCCAAAGGCGGAAACGCGTGAGGATGCCAGTGGTGGTGCACAGAAGTTTAGGGTTAAGCTGCTGCCAGAGGGTGCTGGGAACCCTACTGATGTGCTTTGCCAG ATTGGTCTAGATGGAATTCGCATGCTTGATCCGAGTACAAGCAGGACCCTAAGGATTTATCCACTCGATTCACTGACAAgctgggag GTTTTGGATGCAACTATATTTGCATTCTGGGCAAAGACATCAGTGGATGTTGAACCAAAGAGAATTAGGCTGAAGTCAAGCAGTTATACTTCCAATACTATGCTTGACACTGTGACAGCAGCAACAGTGCAG TTTAAGGAGATAGGTGGAGATGCAAGAAGCAAAGGAGCAGTGGAAACTGGCAAACCTTCAGTACAATCAAATGAGAAAAAGAAAGGTTTTGATTGGATGTTTACAAAACCTGTTGATGAAGTGAAAGACCATTGG GTCCCAGATGAGGTTGCCAAGAAGTGCCACTCATGCGCTGTTGATTTTAGCCCTTTCAATCGCAGG CATCATTGTCGGAACTGTGGTGAAATCTTTTGTGACAAATGCAGTCAGGGAAGAATTGCTCTGACAGCTGAGGATAATGCTCCACTTGTCAGAGTTTGTGATAGATGCATG GCCGAGGTCACTCAAAGGCTTAGCATTGCTAAGGAAGGTGCCAACAGATCTGCAACTGTGCAAAGTCATGAAGATCTTGCAAGAAAACTGAAG GAGGAAATGGAGAAAAAATTCAAGTCTTCAG GTCCAGCATCTGGTGGTGGTGCATCTGGTACCAGAATGAGGGAAGTCGCGTGCCCTACATGCACAGTCCATCTTCAG GTTCAGGTTCCAACATCTGGCTCAGAGACAGTGGAGTGTGGAGTGTGCCAGCATGCCTTCCTTGTCAGCGCCAATTGA
- the LOC136550312 gene encoding protein FREE1-like isoform X2 produces MQHGSGDYASSAPYYQHQYAPLGSNPYPAATDALAPGAAAGRYASAPPYSLGGGYPDQPPSAPAYSQPPSAPAYAQPPPQSQHGTGYPPYNTNPTTYPPEAYYTYTPPPTQTTAPPPPEPNPVPLPYDAPYYGGGYQPPAAGYDNEDYLNEGAYAYSGGGGSEPYGARGTAPARSGSALFDDYGRSISAPSDDYGRSISAPSDDYGRSISASSGWEEQSWGSGGSGGGGGSYGVIAKALPKAETREDASGGAQKFRVKLLPEGAGNPTDVLCQIGLDGIRMLDPSTSRTLRIYPLDSLTSWEVLDATIFAFWAKTSVDVEPKRIRLKSSSYTSNTMLDTVTAATVQFKEIGGDARSKGAVETGKPSVQSNEKKKGFDWMFTKPVDEVKDHWVPDEVAKKCHSCAVDFSPFNRRHHCRNCGEIFCDKCSQGRIALTAEDNAPLVRVCDRCMAEVTQRLSIAKEGANRSATVQSHEDLARKLKEMEKKFKSSGPASGGGASGTRMREVACPTCTVHLQVQVPTSGSETVECGVCQHAFLVSAN; encoded by the exons ATGCAGCACGGGAGCGGAGACTACGCGTCCTCCGCCCCCTACTACCAGCACCAGTACGCGCCCCTCGGCTCGAACCCCTATCCAGCCGCCACCGACGCCCTGGCGCCGGGGGCAGCGGCGGGGCGCTACGCCTCCGCGCCGCCCTACTCCCTCGGCGGCGGCTACCCCGACCAGCCGCCCTCTGCCCCGGCCTACTCGCAACCACCCTCCGCCCCGGCCTACGCGCAGCCGCCGCCCCAGTCTCAGCACGGAACCGGGTACCCGCCTTACAACACTAACCCCACGACCTACCCGCCGGAGGCATACTACACCTACACGCCGCCGCCCACCCAGACCACGGCCCCGCCGCCTCCGGAGCCCAACCCCGTGCCGCTGCCCTACGACGCCCCGTACTACGGGGGCGGGTACCAACCGCCGGCCGCGGGGTACGACAACGAGGATTACCTGAACGAGGGCGCCTACGCgtacagcggcggcggtggctcggaGCCGTACGGGGCGCGCGGCACGGCCCCTGCGCGGTCGGGATCCGCGCTGTTTGATGACTATGGGCGGTCGATCAGTGCCCCATCTGATGACTATGGGCGGTCGATCAGTGCTCCATCTGATGACTATGGGCGGTCGATCAGTGCCTCATCTGGATGGGAGGAGCAATCGTGGGGCAGTGGTGGCAGTGGCGGAGGGGGTGGGAGTTATGGGGTGATCGCAAAGGCCCTTCCAAAGGCGGAAACGCGTGAGGATGCCAGTGGTGGTGCACAGAAGTTTAGGGTTAAGCTGCTGCCAGAGGGTGCTGGGAACCCTACTGATGTGCTTTGCCAG ATTGGTCTAGATGGAATTCGCATGCTTGATCCGAGTACAAGCAGGACCCTAAGGATTTATCCACTCGATTCACTGACAAgctgggag GTTTTGGATGCAACTATATTTGCATTCTGGGCAAAGACATCAGTGGATGTTGAACCAAAGAGAATTAGGCTGAAGTCAAGCAGTTATACTTCCAATACTATGCTTGACACTGTGACAGCAGCAACAGTGCAG TTTAAGGAGATAGGTGGAGATGCAAGAAGCAAAGGAGCAGTGGAAACTGGCAAACCTTCAGTACAATCAAATGAGAAAAAGAAAGGTTTTGATTGGATGTTTACAAAACCTGTTGATGAAGTGAAAGACCATTGG GTCCCAGATGAGGTTGCCAAGAAGTGCCACTCATGCGCTGTTGATTTTAGCCCTTTCAATCGCAGG CATCATTGTCGGAACTGTGGTGAAATCTTTTGTGACAAATGCAGTCAGGGAAGAATTGCTCTGACAGCTGAGGATAATGCTCCACTTGTCAGAGTTTGTGATAGATGCATG GCCGAGGTCACTCAAAGGCTTAGCATTGCTAAGGAAGGTGCCAACAGATCTGCAACTGTGCAAAGTCATGAAGATCTTGCAAGAAAACTGAAG GAAATGGAGAAAAAATTCAAGTCTTCAG GTCCAGCATCTGGTGGTGGTGCATCTGGTACCAGAATGAGGGAAGTCGCGTGCCCTACATGCACAGTCCATCTTCAG GTTCAGGTTCCAACATCTGGCTCAGAGACAGTGGAGTGTGGAGTGTGCCAGCATGCCTTCCTTGTCAGCGCCAATTGA